The Comamonas sp. GB3 AK4-5 genome includes a region encoding these proteins:
- a CDS encoding Bug family tripartite tricarboxylate transporter substrate binding protein, which yields MPLPPLYPPSRVPALNRRQLLAAGAGLGLASALPHLHAQTGWPSKSIRFVVPFAPGGSSEIIARSTAAELSKNLGHNVYVDNKPGAAGNIAMSEVARADDQHTVILGHIGTLAVNPYIFPKLPYDPNKDFRPVSLLAKVPSLYVVHPDFPAKNLREFVAYVRANPGKFSYGSAGNGSAGHLAFEYLKATANLYMLHVPYKGTGPMMTDLLSGRLDAASVGASALLPFIKSGKLRCIATGSTQRLAQLPDVPTVAEQGFAGFEMTQWYGMLAPATLQAAHVERLAAECQKAVRAPDALKRLQGDAADPMGGTPAEFARFIAAEQARWKQVLLRAQVKPD from the coding sequence ATGCCTTTGCCACCGCTTTACCCACCTTCCCGTGTCCCTGCCCTCAACCGTCGCCAACTGCTGGCAGCCGGCGCCGGCCTGGGCCTGGCTTCGGCCCTGCCGCATCTGCATGCCCAGACCGGCTGGCCCAGCAAGTCCATCCGTTTTGTGGTGCCGTTTGCGCCGGGTGGCAGCTCGGAAATCATTGCCCGCTCCACGGCGGCCGAGCTCAGCAAAAACCTGGGCCACAACGTGTATGTGGACAACAAGCCCGGCGCGGCTGGCAATATCGCCATGAGCGAGGTGGCGCGCGCCGATGACCAGCACACCGTGATCCTGGGCCATATCGGCACGCTGGCGGTGAACCCCTACATCTTCCCCAAGCTGCCCTACGACCCGAACAAAGATTTCCGCCCCGTTAGCCTGCTGGCCAAGGTGCCCAGCCTGTATGTGGTGCACCCGGACTTCCCGGCCAAGAACCTGCGGGAGTTTGTGGCCTATGTCCGCGCCAACCCGGGCAAGTTCAGCTACGGCTCGGCCGGCAATGGCAGCGCCGGGCATCTGGCCTTTGAATACCTGAAAGCCACGGCCAATCTGTACATGCTGCATGTGCCCTACAAAGGCACCGGGCCGATGATGACCGACCTGCTCTCCGGCCGGCTCGACGCCGCCTCGGTCGGCGCCTCGGCCCTGCTGCCCTTTATCAAAAGCGGCAAGCTGCGCTGCATTGCCACCGGTTCCACCCAGCGCCTGGCCCAGTTGCCGGATGTACCCACCGTGGCCGAGCAAGGCTTTGCCGGCTTTGAGATGACCCAGTGGTACGGCATGCTGGCCCCGGCCACCCTGCAGGCCGCCCATGTGGAACGCCTGGCCGCCGAATGCCAGAAAGCCGTGCGCGCACCCGATGCCTTGAAGCGTCTACAAGGCGATGCGGCCGACCCCATGGGTGGCACACCCGCCGAGTTTGCCCGCTTTATTGCGGCCGAACAGGCCCGCTGGAAGCAGGTGCTGCTGCGGGCCCAGGTGAAACCTGACTGA
- the hpnD gene encoding presqualene diphosphate synthase HpnD: protein MTPEQYVQQKAAASGSSFYYAFMFLPAARRAAITAFYGFCREVDDVVDEVHDAGVAASKLAWWRKEVSQAFAGQPSHPTMQALMPHAQAFGIAPHHLLAVIEGCEMDLEQTRYLDYPGLQRYCHLVAGVVGEVAARIFGQSSEQTTAYAHKLGLAFQLTNIIRDVGEDALRGRIYLPISELQQFDVKAHEITKREYSERFTALMRFQAARAHQLYDEAFALLPDADRRPQKPGLMMASIYRTLLREIEAANFQVLHQRIALTPLRKLWLAWKMQALGRM from the coding sequence ATGACACCGGAACAGTACGTCCAGCAAAAAGCCGCTGCCTCGGGCAGCAGCTTCTACTACGCCTTCATGTTTCTGCCGGCCGCACGCCGCGCTGCCATCACGGCGTTCTACGGCTTTTGCCGCGAGGTGGACGATGTGGTGGACGAGGTGCACGACGCCGGTGTCGCCGCCTCCAAGCTGGCCTGGTGGCGCAAGGAAGTGAGCCAGGCCTTTGCCGGCCAGCCCAGCCACCCCACCATGCAGGCGCTGATGCCCCATGCCCAGGCCTTTGGCATCGCACCACACCATCTGCTGGCCGTGATCGAAGGCTGCGAGATGGACCTGGAGCAAACCCGCTACCTGGACTATCCCGGCCTGCAGCGCTACTGCCATCTGGTGGCCGGCGTGGTGGGCGAGGTCGCAGCGCGCATCTTTGGTCAGAGCAGCGAACAAACCACCGCATACGCCCACAAGCTGGGCCTGGCCTTTCAGCTCACCAACATCATCCGCGACGTGGGTGAAGACGCACTGCGCGGCCGCATCTATCTGCCCATCAGCGAGCTGCAGCAGTTCGATGTCAAGGCGCACGAAATCACCAAGCGCGAGTATTCCGAGCGCTTCACCGCGCTGATGCGCTTTCAGGCCGCACGCGCCCACCAGCTGTACGACGAGGCCTTTGCCCTGTTGCCCGATGCCGACCGCCGCCCCCAGAAGCCAGGCCTGATGATGGCCAGCATCTACCGCACACTGCTGCGCGAAATCGAGGCCGCCAACTTCCAGGTGCTGCACCAGCGCATTGCGCTGACGCCGCTGCGCAAGCTGTGGCTGGCCTGGAAGATGCAGGCCCTGGGCCGCATGTAG
- a CDS encoding DUF2788 domain-containing protein, which produces MIFGYTEEQLAQFFLTYGVGAFIAFMVFIIWRLARESKAGKFGTFVIFLGLGVGFIGYLAKIVIQWWMER; this is translated from the coding sequence GTGATCTTTGGCTATACAGAAGAACAGCTGGCCCAATTTTTCCTCACCTACGGGGTGGGAGCTTTCATCGCCTTCATGGTGTTCATCATCTGGCGACTGGCGCGGGAATCCAAGGCCGGCAAGTTCGGGACCTTTGTGATTTTTCTGGGTCTGGGGGTGGGGTTTATCGGCTATCTGGCCAAGATCGTTATCCAGTGGTGGATGGAGCGCTGA
- a CDS encoding HAD family hydrolase, which produces MQNFSAIRAITLDLDDTLWPVWPAIARAEAVLLQWLGEHAPRTATMLGSTEAVRAIRMAVEREHPALRHDLSGLRRESIRRALRQAGDDPALAEPAFDHFFAQRQKVDLYDDALPALEFLAARWPVVALSNGNANVEQIGLGRFFHASLNVGSTGYAKPDVRMFQAAAQAAGVEVAQVLHVGDDALLDAVGALDAGMHAVWLNRQGVDWPAQGPAPHATVTDLHQLCALLQTAGH; this is translated from the coding sequence ATGCAAAATTTCAGTGCGATACGCGCCATTACGCTGGACCTGGACGACACCTTGTGGCCTGTGTGGCCGGCGATTGCACGGGCCGAAGCCGTGCTGCTGCAGTGGCTGGGCGAGCATGCGCCGCGTACCGCCACCATGCTGGGCAGCACCGAAGCCGTGCGCGCCATTCGCATGGCAGTGGAGCGCGAGCACCCCGCGCTGCGCCATGACCTGAGCGGCCTGCGCCGTGAATCCATACGCCGCGCCCTGCGCCAGGCCGGAGATGACCCCGCGCTGGCCGAGCCCGCATTCGATCACTTCTTTGCCCAGCGCCAAAAAGTCGATCTGTACGACGACGCCTTGCCGGCCCTGGAGTTTCTGGCCGCGCGCTGGCCGGTGGTGGCGTTGTCCAATGGCAATGCAAACGTGGAGCAGATTGGGCTGGGGCGCTTTTTTCACGCCAGCCTGAACGTGGGCAGCACAGGCTATGCCAAGCCCGATGTGCGCATGTTCCAGGCCGCAGCCCAGGCCGCCGGGGTGGAGGTGGCCCAGGTGCTGCATGTGGGCGATGACGCGCTGCTGGATGCGGTCGGGGCCCTGGATGCGGGTATGCACGCGGTATGGCTCAATCGCCAAGGCGTAGACTGGCCCGCACAGGGACCGGCACCCCATGCTACGGTGACCGACTTGCACCAGCTGTGCGCACTGCTGCAGACGGCTGGCCACTGA
- a CDS encoding methyl-accepting chemotaxis protein, protein MLNFNALKLTQRYTLVFVAYWLSLVAVIGMSWYGLVSARDSLRNLHEESLQRILLSDALTETALHSRNQLLLAYQHAPDSPLAALHDHPVTDHLDTVRGNLERGAQMQKELLAKTQDPQEKAMLEEVVRVEEAWNARMGEYITAMTGGNFTPELMQRFLATGREEGDMLVALVGAFKGLQVSKADVAYQEAEQHYHMGLLVFVVAILLGGVPATLLSVSLLRRMRQGFQQAQAASQAIAEGDISQHIHSNGRDEISSLLGQMEAMRTHLHQIIAQVRNGAEAIAGASTQVAAGTQDLSARTEQQASSLEQTAAATEELSGTVQHNADSAVRASELASTATNVAQRGGEMVSQVVQTMEDINVSSRKIEDIIAVIDGIAFQTNILALNAAVEAARAGEQGRGFAVVAGEVRSLAGRSAEAAKEVKTLITASVDRVRVGSEQVHRTGATMQDIVTGIQRVADIVSEIAEASREQSRGLAQINSAVTNLDDVTQQNAALVEETSAASSSLQDQARQLAAMASRFVLDASASGARAAPVAAPRGSTGMGRSALSAQPVDTPALA, encoded by the coding sequence ATGCTGAATTTCAATGCGCTGAAACTGACCCAACGCTATACGCTGGTGTTTGTGGCTTATTGGCTCTCTTTGGTCGCTGTCATCGGCATGAGCTGGTATGGCCTGGTGTCTGCGCGAGACAGTCTGCGCAATCTGCATGAAGAATCGCTGCAGCGCATCTTGCTGTCCGATGCATTGACCGAGACGGCCTTGCACAGCCGCAACCAACTGCTGCTGGCCTACCAGCATGCGCCCGACAGCCCGCTGGCCGCGCTGCATGACCACCCGGTGACCGATCACCTGGACACGGTGCGCGGCAATCTGGAGCGTGGTGCGCAGATGCAAAAAGAGCTGCTGGCCAAGACCCAGGACCCGCAGGAAAAAGCCATGCTGGAGGAGGTGGTGCGGGTGGAAGAAGCCTGGAACGCCAGAATGGGGGAGTACATCACCGCCATGACGGGGGGGAACTTCACGCCCGAGCTGATGCAGCGCTTTCTGGCCACCGGCCGCGAAGAAGGCGACATGCTGGTGGCCCTGGTGGGCGCCTTCAAGGGCCTGCAGGTGAGCAAGGCCGATGTGGCTTACCAGGAGGCCGAGCAGCACTACCACATGGGCTTGCTGGTGTTTGTGGTGGCGATTTTGCTGGGCGGTGTGCCGGCCACGCTGCTGTCCGTCTCGCTGCTGCGCCGCATGCGCCAGGGCTTCCAGCAGGCCCAGGCCGCGTCCCAGGCGATTGCTGAGGGCGATATCTCCCAACATATCCACAGCAACGGCCGGGATGAAATCTCCTCGCTGCTGGGGCAGATGGAGGCCATGCGCACCCATTTGCACCAGATCATTGCCCAGGTGCGCAATGGTGCCGAAGCCATTGCCGGAGCATCCACCCAGGTGGCCGCCGGCACGCAGGATTTGTCGGCCCGTACCGAGCAGCAGGCCAGCTCGCTGGAGCAGACGGCCGCCGCAACCGAAGAGCTGTCCGGCACCGTGCAGCACAACGCCGACAGCGCCGTGCGCGCCAGCGAGCTGGCTTCCACCGCCACCAATGTGGCCCAGCGCGGCGGCGAGATGGTGAGCCAGGTGGTGCAGACCATGGAGGACATCAATGTGTCCTCGCGCAAGATCGAAGACATCATTGCCGTCATCGATGGCATCGCCTTCCAGACCAATATCCTGGCGCTGAATGCCGCCGTGGAAGCCGCGCGCGCCGGCGAGCAGGGCCGCGGCTTTGCCGTGGTGGCTGGCGAGGTGCGCTCGCTGGCCGGCCGCAGCGCCGAAGCCGCCAAGGAAGTGAAGACGCTGATCACCGCTTCGGTGGACCGGGTGCGCGTGGGCAGCGAGCAGGTGCACCGCACCGGCGCCACCATGCAGGACATCGTCACCGGCATCCAGCGCGTGGCCGACATCGTCAGCGAAATTGCCGAAGCCAGCCGCGAACAGTCGCGTGGCCTGGCGCAGATCAACAGCGCCGTCACCAATCTGGACGATGTGACCCAGCAAAATGCAGCCCTTGTGGAAGAGACCTCGGCCGCCTCGTCCTCGCTGCAGGATCAGGCCCGCCAGCTGGCCGCCATGGCCTCGCGCTTTGTGCTGGATGCCAGTGCCAGCGGGGCAAGGGCCGCGCCGGTGGCCGCACCACGCGGATCGACCGGCATGGGCAGATCGGCCCTGTCGGCCCAGCCTGTGGATACGCCCGCGCTGGCGTGA
- the hpnE gene encoding hydroxysqualene dehydroxylase HpnE, whose translation MQAAVSQHIAVIGGGWAGLAAAVALVQRGHQVTVWETARHWGGRARALSVRDTAGQALTVDNGQHILIGAYRDCLALMRTVGVDTETALLRIPLDLRHADGSGLQLPNLPPPWDAALGIARAKGWTWQDKYALLARATRWKRSHFRCNAHDTVADICQGLPARLLQEFIDPLCISALNLPAAQASGVVFLRILHDSLFAGRGGSDLLIPRTDLGQIFPCAAATWLQAQGAQLHLGQRVHQLQACGADAQQGWRVNGQPFDGVVLATTSAEAARLALTAAPGLHATRSACEHWAGLADALPHTAIATIYAQQLAAVPRTLPAPMVALRTSAQAPAQFAFDKSLLQGPPGLLALVVSASDAQPGHDRARLQTLVLEQARQQLGLGPLQALRTVVEKRATFACTPDVQRPLAHVGPHLWACGDYVQGPYPATLEGAVRSGLEMARAFEKPLG comes from the coding sequence ATGCAGGCCGCAGTTTCACAGCACATTGCCGTCATCGGCGGCGGCTGGGCAGGTCTGGCCGCCGCCGTAGCCCTGGTGCAACGCGGCCACCAGGTGACCGTGTGGGAGACGGCCCGCCACTGGGGCGGCCGTGCCCGGGCCCTGAGTGTGCGTGACACGGCAGGCCAGGCACTGACGGTGGACAACGGCCAGCACATCTTGATCGGTGCCTACCGCGACTGTCTGGCGCTGATGCGCACCGTGGGCGTGGACACCGAAACCGCCCTGCTGCGCATACCGCTGGATTTGCGCCATGCCGACGGCAGCGGCCTGCAGCTGCCCAACCTGCCCCCGCCCTGGGATGCGGCGCTGGGCATCGCCCGCGCCAAGGGCTGGACATGGCAAGACAAATACGCCTTGCTGGCCCGCGCCACACGCTGGAAGCGCTCTCATTTCCGCTGCAACGCCCACGACACCGTGGCCGATATCTGCCAGGGCCTGCCTGCACGCCTGCTGCAGGAGTTCATTGATCCGCTGTGCATTTCGGCCCTCAACCTACCGGCCGCACAAGCCAGCGGCGTGGTGTTTCTGCGCATATTGCACGACAGCCTTTTTGCCGGACGCGGTGGCTCCGACCTGCTGATTCCGCGCACCGACCTGGGCCAGATTTTCCCCTGCGCCGCCGCCACCTGGCTACAGGCCCAGGGTGCGCAGTTGCACCTGGGCCAGCGCGTGCACCAGCTGCAGGCCTGCGGCGCCGATGCCCAGCAAGGCTGGCGCGTCAACGGCCAGCCTTTCGATGGCGTGGTGCTGGCCACCACCAGCGCCGAGGCCGCGCGCCTGGCACTAACTGCCGCTCCCGGCCTGCACGCCACCCGCAGCGCCTGCGAGCACTGGGCCGGCCTGGCCGACGCCTTGCCCCACACGGCCATTGCCACCATCTATGCCCAGCAACTGGCAGCCGTGCCCCGCACCCTGCCGGCCCCCATGGTGGCACTGCGCACCAGCGCCCAAGCCCCGGCACAGTTTGCCTTTGACAAAAGCCTGCTTCAGGGGCCACCCGGTCTGCTGGCCCTGGTGGTCAGCGCCAGCGACGCCCAGCCCGGCCATGACCGCGCCCGGCTGCAAACCCTGGTGCTGGAACAGGCCCGCCAGCAGCTGGGCCTAGGGCCGCTGCAGGCACTTCGTACCGTGGTGGAAAAACGCGCCACCTTTGCCTGCACGCCCGATGTGCAGCGGCCCCTGGCCCATGTGGGGCCACATTTGTGGGCCTGCGGCGACTATGTGCAAGGCCCCTACCCGGCCACCTTGGAAGGCGCCGTGCGCAGCGGGCTGGAGATGGCCAGGGCATTTGAAAAGCCACTGGGCTGA
- the hemH gene encoding ferrochelatase, whose amino-acid sequence MPSRFAPEPSLPAGQPERLAVLLCNLGTPDAPTPSAVQRYLAQFLADDRVVEIPKPIWKLILHGVILRKRPKESAAKYATVWDAEKGSPLLHWTRRQAELLQEWMRGAGCDVLVGYAMRYGNPSMASQLDALKAQGATRILILPLYPQYSGTTTASVCDAVYDWAKTQRHIPELRFVHRYYDDPGYIQALAQRVAQHWQTHGMGRHLVLSFHGVPERTRDLGDPYQAQCLETARLLAECLGLPQEQFTITFQSRFGKAKWLEPYTEPTLVALAQAGIHGVDVICPGFTSDCIETLEEIDQEARAAYLQAGGKQFHFIPCLNDTPHWIDALRTLTMRHMAGWPVPAYVAPPVAAVPQAAPPDTEAAAIAPAESDSPSTSQAS is encoded by the coding sequence ATGCCCTCACGCTTTGCCCCCGAACCCTCCTTGCCCGCAGGACAGCCCGAGCGCCTGGCCGTGCTGCTGTGCAACCTCGGCACCCCCGACGCCCCAACCCCTTCGGCGGTGCAGCGCTATCTGGCCCAGTTTCTGGCCGATGACCGCGTGGTGGAGATTCCCAAGCCGATCTGGAAGCTGATCCTGCACGGCGTCATCCTGCGCAAGCGCCCCAAGGAGTCGGCGGCCAAATACGCCACGGTGTGGGATGCCGAAAAGGGCTCACCCCTGCTGCACTGGACGCGCCGCCAGGCCGAGCTGCTGCAGGAATGGATGCGGGGTGCGGGCTGCGATGTACTGGTGGGCTACGCCATGCGCTATGGCAATCCGTCCATGGCCAGCCAGCTCGATGCGCTCAAGGCCCAGGGCGCCACGCGCATTCTGATTCTGCCGCTGTATCCCCAGTACTCGGGCACCACCACGGCCAGCGTCTGCGACGCCGTGTACGACTGGGCCAAGACCCAGCGCCATATCCCCGAGCTGCGCTTTGTGCACCGCTACTACGACGACCCGGGCTACATCCAGGCCCTGGCCCAGCGCGTGGCCCAGCACTGGCAGACCCATGGCATGGGCCGCCACCTGGTGCTGAGCTTTCACGGCGTGCCCGAGCGCACCCGCGACCTGGGCGACCCCTACCAGGCCCAATGCCTGGAAACCGCGCGCCTGCTGGCCGAATGCCTGGGCCTGCCCCAGGAGCAGTTCACCATCACCTTCCAGTCGCGCTTTGGCAAAGCCAAGTGGCTGGAGCCCTATACCGAACCCACGCTGGTGGCCTTGGCCCAGGCCGGCATCCATGGCGTGGACGTGATCTGCCCGGGCTTCACCAGCGACTGCATAGAAACGCTGGAAGAAATCGACCAGGAAGCGCGCGCCGCCTACCTGCAGGCCGGCGGCAAGCAGTTCCACTTCATTCCCTGCCTGAACGACACGCCGCACTGGATCGATGCGCTGCGCACACTCACCATGCGTCACATGGCGGGCTGGCCGGTTCCGGCCTATGTGGCCCCTCCCGTGGCTGCAGTGCCGCAAGCAGCGCCGCCCGACACAGAGGCTGCTGCCATCGCCCCTGCCGAAAGCGATAGCCCTTCCACCTCCCAGGCCAGCTGA
- the hpnC gene encoding squalene synthase HpnC codes for MKSTTPATATKASLSQAAPVTHYENFPVASLLCPPALRPPIAALYHFARSADDLADEGDATPSQRLADLAAYRQELHAAAAGSPPGPRWAGIFGPLQYALQQHHLPAALLDDLLSAFAQDVDFNARAASYADRDQLLDYCRRSANPVGRLLLHLYGIQDATSLQQSDAICSALQLINFWQDLSVDLPRGRHYLTDADCSRFGVQRADLLQPQTTEASRALVMDCATWARALMLQGAPLVHRLPGRAGWELRLVVQGGLRILDKVEALQGNSLLQRPTVSKADLPRMLWKALRMSPP; via the coding sequence GTGAAGTCCACTACCCCCGCCACAGCGACCAAGGCCTCGCTTTCCCAGGCCGCACCGGTCACGCATTACGAGAACTTTCCGGTCGCCTCCCTCCTCTGCCCACCGGCGCTGCGCCCACCGATTGCGGCGCTCTACCACTTTGCCCGCAGCGCAGACGACCTGGCCGACGAGGGAGACGCCACACCGTCTCAGCGCCTGGCCGACCTGGCGGCCTACCGCCAGGAGCTGCACGCCGCGGCCGCTGGCAGCCCGCCCGGCCCGCGCTGGGCCGGCATCTTTGGCCCGCTGCAATATGCGCTGCAGCAACACCATCTGCCCGCGGCACTGCTGGACGATTTGCTCAGCGCCTTTGCCCAGGATGTGGACTTCAATGCCCGCGCCGCCAGCTATGCCGACCGCGACCAGCTGCTGGATTACTGCCGCCGTTCCGCCAACCCCGTGGGCCGGCTGCTGCTGCATCTGTATGGCATACAGGACGCCACCAGCCTGCAGCAAAGCGATGCCATTTGCAGCGCACTGCAGCTGATCAATTTCTGGCAGGACCTGAGCGTGGACCTACCACGCGGCCGCCACTATCTGACCGATGCCGACTGCAGCCGCTTTGGCGTGCAGCGCGCCGATCTGCTGCAGCCCCAGACCACGGAAGCCAGCCGCGCCCTGGTGATGGACTGCGCCACCTGGGCCCGCGCACTGATGCTGCAGGGCGCCCCCCTGGTGCACCGCCTGCCCGGGCGCGCAGGCTGGGAGCTGCGCCTGGTGGTGCAAGGCGGGCTGCGCATTCTGGACAAGGTCGAGGCCTTGCAAGGCAACAGCCTGCTGCAACGCCCCACCGTGAGCAAGGCCGATCTGCCGCGCATGCTGTGGAAAGCGTTAAGGATGTCACCCCCCTGA
- a CDS encoding L-serine ammonia-lyase, translated as MHVSVFDLFKIGIGPSSSHTVGPMVAALDFALGLQARGLLPQVDSVTVELFGSLAATGIGHATDTAVLLGLAGHSPETVSADAAQTLEAQVARSSQLQLLGVHPTRFITQRQMLLRRKSLPRHPNALRLVAHDAASQLLHEAVYYSVGGGFVEDEAGQRIGTPPGPPLQDGTAAVPYPYANALQLLASCQARQLSIDTLAWANECAQREAAAVAEGLDQIWQVMDAAITRGCAAQGLLPGPLRLPRRAGALMTRLKTQAGERPPDPLAAMDWVNLYAMAVNEENAAGGRVVTAPTNGAAGVIPAVLRYYQRFIPGADATGIRRFLLAAGAIGAIYKRNASLSGAEVGCQGEVGVACSMAAAGLATVLGGTPAQVENAAEIGMEHNLGMTCDPVGGQVQIPCIERNAMGAVKAINAARMALLGDGTHFVSLDQVIRTMVQTGADMKSKYKETSRGGLAVNVVEC; from the coding sequence ATGCATGTCAGCGTGTTCGATCTGTTCAAGATAGGCATAGGTCCCTCCAGTTCCCACACCGTCGGCCCCATGGTGGCGGCCCTGGATTTCGCCTTGGGGCTGCAAGCCCGGGGCCTGCTGCCCCAGGTCGACAGCGTGACCGTGGAGCTGTTTGGCTCCCTGGCCGCTACCGGCATAGGCCATGCCACCGACACCGCCGTGCTGCTGGGCCTGGCCGGCCACAGCCCCGAGACCGTATCCGCCGACGCGGCCCAGACCCTGGAGGCGCAAGTCGCTCGCAGCAGCCAGCTGCAGTTGCTGGGCGTGCACCCCACGCGCTTCATCACCCAGCGCCAGATGCTGCTGCGACGCAAAAGCCTGCCGCGCCACCCCAATGCCCTGCGGCTGGTGGCGCATGACGCTGCTAGCCAGTTGCTGCACGAGGCGGTGTACTACTCGGTGGGCGGCGGCTTTGTGGAAGATGAAGCCGGCCAGCGCATAGGCACACCGCCCGGCCCGCCGCTGCAAGATGGCACGGCCGCCGTGCCCTACCCCTATGCCAATGCCCTGCAGTTGCTTGCCAGCTGCCAGGCCCGGCAGCTATCCATAGACACCCTGGCCTGGGCCAATGAATGCGCCCAGCGCGAAGCCGCTGCCGTGGCCGAGGGGCTGGACCAGATCTGGCAGGTCATGGACGCGGCCATCACACGCGGCTGCGCGGCCCAAGGCCTGCTGCCCGGGCCGCTGCGCCTGCCCCGGCGCGCTGGCGCATTGATGACCCGCCTCAAGACCCAGGCCGGCGAGCGCCCACCCGACCCGCTGGCTGCCATGGACTGGGTGAATCTCTACGCCATGGCGGTGAACGAGGAAAACGCCGCCGGCGGCCGTGTGGTGACCGCACCCACCAATGGTGCGGCCGGCGTGATTCCGGCCGTGCTGCGCTACTACCAGCGCTTTATCCCCGGTGCCGATGCCACCGGCATACGCCGCTTTCTGCTGGCCGCCGGCGCCATTGGCGCCATCTACAAGCGCAACGCCTCGCTGTCGGGCGCCGAGGTGGGCTGCCAGGGCGAGGTGGGCGTGGCCTGCTCCATGGCCGCCGCCGGCCTGGCCACCGTGCTGGGCGGCACACCGGCCCAGGTGGAGAACGCGGCCGAAATCGGCATGGAGCACAACCTGGGCATGACCTGCGACCCGGTCGGCGGACAGGTGCAAATCCCCTGCATAGAGCGCAATGCCATGGGCGCCGTCAAAGCCATCAACGCCGCGCGCATGGCCTTGCTGGGCGATGGCACGCATTTTGTCTCGCTGGACCAGGTGATCCGTACCATGGTGCAGACCGGCGCCGATATGAAGAGCAAGTACAAGGAGACTTCACGCGGCGGGCTGGCGGTCAATGTGGTGGAGTGTTGA
- a CDS encoding DUF2189 domain-containing protein — protein sequence MPGILTPTATMDLPTVHAIRMLQPLQWLALGWKDICRAPALSLAHGVFLMLLGWLILAVGHNRFWLMAGALSGFLIVGPVLATSLYAISRALERGETVSWHTVRATWSSWQQAHGGKAGSDPGSYWCLVRFGLLLALAATGWVLVSASLITLYVPVRIATPVDFIVHVVLAPDGRWFAIWLALGSLLAAPIFASSVVAMPLLLDRRISVYQAVLTSWLVVIENPLAMAWWAGWIVLFTLLGLGSLLIGLVAVMPMLGHASWHAYRDLVDASAFAARDLSVAEGEGRRVL from the coding sequence ATGCCCGGTATCCTGACACCCACCGCCACCATGGATCTGCCCACGGTGCATGCCATCCGCATGCTCCAGCCGTTGCAATGGCTGGCCCTGGGCTGGAAAGACATCTGCCGAGCGCCGGCCCTGAGCCTGGCCCATGGTGTTTTCTTGATGCTGCTCGGCTGGCTCATTCTGGCAGTGGGGCACAATCGCTTTTGGTTGATGGCGGGAGCCCTCTCGGGTTTCCTCATCGTCGGGCCGGTGCTTGCCACCAGCTTGTATGCCATCAGCCGTGCGTTGGAGCGAGGCGAAACCGTGTCCTGGCACACCGTGCGGGCCACCTGGTCCAGCTGGCAGCAGGCCCATGGAGGCAAGGCTGGCAGCGATCCGGGCAGCTACTGGTGTCTGGTGCGTTTTGGCCTGCTGCTGGCGCTGGCGGCCACGGGCTGGGTGCTGGTGTCGGCCTCGCTGATCACCTTGTATGTGCCGGTGCGCATTGCCACGCCGGTGGATTTCATCGTGCATGTGGTGCTGGCGCCGGATGGGCGTTGGTTTGCCATCTGGCTGGCCCTGGGCAGTCTGCTGGCAGCGCCGATTTTTGCCTCCAGCGTGGTGGCCATGCCACTGCTGCTGGACCGCCGCATCAGCGTCTACCAGGCGGTGCTGACCAGCTGGCTGGTGGTGATTGAGAACCCGCTGGCCATGGCCTGGTGGGCGGGATGGATTGTGTTGTTTACCCTGCTGGGGCTGGGATCGCTGTTGATCGGCTTGGTGGCCGTGATGCCGATGCTGGGCCATGCCAGCTGGCATGCCTACCGGGATCTGGTGGATGCATCCGCGTTTGCTGCGCGTGATCTGTCCGTTGCAGAAGGGGAGGGCCGCAGGGTTTTGTGA